From a region of the Streptomyces caniferus genome:
- a CDS encoding CGNR zinc finger domain-containing protein yields MASRTAPDSLRQVQDLVNTLDIETGADALTADGGLGAFLRDHGVPEPAPGRGASAALEELRELREALREVCLAHTAGTAVPELAARTLDRLLAAAPLVLAVRPDGGAALRPAPGLGGAAQVTARIAAGIATAVADGTWTRLKACEAHDCRWVFYDKSPAGRSRWCTMAVCGSRAKMRTYRARRAESE; encoded by the coding sequence GTGGCATCCCGAACAGCTCCGGATTCCCTGCGGCAGGTGCAGGATCTGGTGAACACCCTCGACATCGAGACCGGTGCGGACGCGCTGACCGCCGACGGCGGCCTCGGCGCCTTTCTGCGTGACCACGGGGTGCCCGAACCCGCCCCGGGGCGCGGTGCATCGGCGGCGCTGGAGGAGCTGCGGGAGCTGCGTGAGGCGCTGCGGGAGGTCTGTCTGGCGCACACCGCCGGCACCGCCGTGCCGGAGCTGGCCGCCCGGACGCTGGACCGGCTGCTCGCCGCCGCCCCGCTCGTCCTGGCGGTACGTCCCGACGGCGGTGCCGCGTTGCGCCCGGCGCCGGGGCTCGGTGGCGCCGCGCAGGTCACCGCCCGTATCGCCGCGGGCATCGCGACCGCGGTCGCCGACGGCACCTGGACGCGGCTCAAGGCCTGCGAGGCCCATGACTGCCGCTGGGTCTTCTACGACAAGAGCCCGGCCGGCCGCAGCCGCTGGTGCACCATGGCGGTCTGCGGCAGCCGGGCGAAGATGCGGACCTACCGCGCCAGACGCGCGGAGTCCGAGTAG
- a CDS encoding 5-(carboxyamino)imidazole ribonucleotide synthase — translation MTFPVVGMVGGGQLARMTHEAGIPLGIKFKLLSDTPQDSAAQVVGDVVIGDYRDLDTLRAFARGCDVITFDHEHVPTEHLRALEADGIPVRPGPAALVHAQDKGVMRAKLDTIGVPCPRHRIVSDPADVERFAAEGEGFPVILKTVRGGYDGKGVWVVRSSKEAAEPFRAGVPVLAEEKVDFTRELAANIVRSPHGQAVAYPVVESIQVDGVCDTVIAPAPGLDEELAGQAQELALRIAQELDVVGHLAVELFETADGRILVNELAMRPHNSGHWTQDGAITSQFANHVRAVLDLPLGDPRPRARWTVMANVLGGDYPDMYYAYLHCMARDPQLKIHMYGKDVKPGRKVGHVNTYGDDLADVRERAAHAAGYLRGTITE, via the coding sequence GTGACGTTCCCGGTAGTCGGCATGGTCGGCGGCGGTCAGCTCGCCCGTATGACCCACGAGGCGGGTATCCCCCTCGGCATCAAGTTCAAGCTCCTCAGCGACACTCCGCAGGATTCGGCGGCTCAGGTGGTCGGTGATGTCGTCATCGGCGACTACCGCGATCTGGACACGCTGCGTGCCTTCGCTCGTGGCTGCGATGTGATCACTTTCGATCACGAGCACGTCCCCACCGAGCATTTGCGGGCACTGGAGGCCGACGGCATCCCCGTCCGGCCCGGTCCCGCCGCGCTGGTGCACGCCCAGGACAAGGGGGTGATGCGGGCGAAGCTGGACACGATCGGCGTGCCCTGCCCGCGGCACCGCATCGTCTCCGACCCCGCCGACGTCGAGCGGTTCGCGGCGGAGGGCGAGGGCTTCCCGGTGATCCTCAAGACCGTCCGCGGCGGCTATGACGGCAAGGGCGTCTGGGTCGTGCGATCCTCCAAGGAGGCCGCTGAGCCGTTCCGTGCCGGCGTGCCCGTCCTCGCGGAGGAAAAGGTCGATTTCACCCGCGAACTGGCCGCCAACATCGTCCGCTCCCCGCACGGCCAGGCCGTCGCCTACCCCGTCGTGGAGTCCATCCAGGTCGACGGCGTCTGCGACACCGTGATCGCGCCGGCGCCCGGCCTCGACGAGGAGCTCGCGGGCCAGGCCCAGGAGCTGGCGCTGCGCATCGCTCAGGAGCTGGACGTCGTCGGCCATCTCGCCGTCGAGCTCTTCGAGACGGCCGACGGCCGCATCCTGGTCAACGAGCTCGCCATGCGCCCGCACAACTCCGGCCACTGGACCCAGGACGGCGCGATCACCTCGCAGTTCGCCAACCACGTCCGCGCCGTGCTCGACCTCCCGCTCGGCGATCCCCGCCCGCGCGCCCGCTGGACGGTCATGGCCAACGTCCTCGGCGGCGACTACCCCGACATGTATTACGCGTACCTCCATTGCATGGCGCGGGACCCGCAGCTGAAGATCCATATGTACGGGAAGGACGTGAAGCCCGGCCGTAAGGTCGGTCACGTCAACACCTACGGCGACGACCTGGCGGATGTGCGCGAGCGCGCCGCGCACGCCGCCGGCTACCTGCGAGGAACGATCACCGAATGA
- a CDS encoding VOC family protein: protein MGLIKMGVVALDCTDHRALANFYAEVLDWQVTGGDDDWFEIAGPTGRTLAFQRVADHRPPQWPGQDVPQQMHLDFDVHRADIDEAERKVLALGAKLVQRDEEGRDWRVYLDPAGHPFCLCLK from the coding sequence ATGGGCCTGATCAAGATGGGTGTCGTCGCGCTGGACTGCACCGACCACCGGGCACTCGCCAACTTCTACGCCGAGGTGCTCGACTGGCAGGTGACGGGAGGCGACGACGACTGGTTCGAGATCGCCGGCCCCACCGGCCGCACCCTCGCCTTCCAGCGGGTGGCGGACCACCGGCCGCCGCAGTGGCCGGGCCAGGACGTGCCTCAACAGATGCACCTCGACTTCGACGTCCACCGCGCGGACATCGACGAGGCCGAACGCAAGGTCCTCGCCCTCGGAGCGAAGCTCGTCCAAAGGGACGAGGAGGGGCGCGACTGGCGGGTCTATCTGGACCCGGCGGGGCACCCGTTCTGCCTCTGCCTCAAGTAG
- a CDS encoding dipeptidase gives MSSSLDAARDLLANWPVVDGHNDLPWALREQVGYDLDRRDIAADQSAHLHTDLPRLRAGGVGAQFWSVYVRSDYAGDKAVTATLEQIDVVRQLVARYPDELRLARTADDMEAARAEGRIASLMGAEGGHSINNSLATLRALYELGVRYMTLTHNDTIDWADSATDEPRHNGLSAFGEEVVREMNRCGMLVDLSHVSADTMRDALRVGTAPVIFSHSSARAVCDHPRNIPDDVLAQLPANGGVAMATFVPKFVLPEAVAWTQRADENMRAHGLHHLDTTEAGMTVQRAFEAANPRPMATAATVADHLDHMREVAGVDHIGIGGDFDGTAFTPADLADVAGYPNLIAELMDRKWSEADLSKLTWRNAVRVLRDAEGVSFG, from the coding sequence GTGAGCTCCTCCCTGGACGCCGCCCGGGATCTGCTCGCCAACTGGCCCGTCGTCGACGGCCACAACGACCTGCCCTGGGCGCTGCGCGAGCAGGTCGGCTACGACCTCGACCGGCGCGACATCGCCGCCGACCAGTCCGCGCACCTGCACACCGACCTGCCGCGGCTGCGGGCCGGCGGCGTCGGCGCGCAGTTCTGGTCGGTGTACGTCCGCTCCGACTACGCGGGCGACAAGGCCGTCACCGCCACCCTCGAACAGATCGACGTGGTGCGGCAGCTGGTCGCGCGCTACCCCGACGAGCTGCGCCTGGCCCGCACCGCCGACGACATGGAGGCGGCCCGCGCCGAGGGCCGGATCGCGTCCCTCATGGGCGCCGAGGGCGGCCACTCCATCAACAACTCGCTGGCCACCCTGCGCGCGCTGTACGAGCTGGGGGTGCGCTACATGACGCTCACCCACAACGACACCATCGACTGGGCGGACTCCGCGACCGACGAGCCGCGCCACAACGGGCTGTCGGCCTTCGGTGAGGAGGTCGTCCGTGAGATGAACCGCTGCGGGATGCTGGTCGACCTCTCGCACGTCTCCGCCGACACCATGCGCGACGCGCTGCGCGTCGGCACCGCGCCGGTGATCTTCTCGCACTCCTCGGCGCGCGCCGTCTGCGACCATCCGCGCAACATCCCCGACGACGTGCTGGCACAGCTGCCCGCCAACGGCGGCGTCGCGATGGCCACGTTCGTGCCGAAGTTCGTGCTGCCGGAAGCCGTCGCATGGACGCAGCGCGCCGACGAGAACATGCGGGCGCACGGTCTGCACCACCTCGACACCACCGAGGCGGGCATGACGGTCCAGCGGGCCTTCGAGGCGGCCAACCCGCGCCCGATGGCCACCGCGGCCACCGTCGCCGACCACCTCGACCACATGCGCGAGGTCGCCGGCGTCGACCACATCGGGATCGGCGGCGACTTCGACGGCACCGCCTTCACCCCGGCCGACCTGGCCGACGTCGCCGGCTACCCGAACCTGATCGCCGAACTGATGGACCGCAAGTGGTCCGAGGCGGACCTGTCGAAGCTGACCTGGCGGAACGCGGTGCGGGTGCTTCGGGACGCCGAGGGCGTTTCCTTCGGCTGA
- a CDS encoding LCP family protein — MTAPFRSPRPARRRAARPSPRRRPPGTRWGLRIAAVTSVLLLAASGVGHAVVTGVESGIGRVDAFKGMSDRPGGGDGLNFLVVGTDGRDKLSPAEKRKYHLGGAPCHCTDTLMLVHLSADRDRASVVSLPRDSYAEVPAHTDAVTGRQRAQHAIKLNAAYAEGGPSLTVRTVEHMTGVHIDHYLEVDFTSFMRSVDAVGGVEICTVRPLRDSYTGLDLPVGKSRLNGGQALQYVRSRHVDGSADLGRMQRQQRFLAALIHKITSSGVLMNPIRFRDVADTMLGSVRADSGFEANDLVDLGQAMRGFTPSSSEFTSVPLANVAQPVPGVGSTVRWDPAQAPKLFQAIREDKPIAEHRDRAEPRARVVDVPPGQVQVQIDDATAPTGPDAAVTRELRATGFAVTGAPGAAPLGRAPRTVIVYDPRWDRSARSLAAALPGAELHPVAGRGPAMRVTVGRDPQEVRRVRAEEPPQKPGGISAITGDEAVCP; from the coding sequence GTGACCGCGCCGTTCCGCTCCCCCCGTCCGGCCAGGCGCCGGGCCGCCCGGCCGAGCCCGCGCCGGCGCCCGCCGGGCACGCGCTGGGGGCTGCGGATCGCCGCCGTCACATCCGTGCTGCTGCTGGCCGCGAGCGGCGTCGGGCACGCCGTGGTCACCGGCGTGGAGAGCGGGATCGGCCGGGTGGACGCCTTCAAGGGCATGAGCGACCGGCCCGGGGGCGGCGACGGGCTGAACTTCCTGGTCGTCGGCACGGACGGGCGCGACAAGCTGAGCCCCGCCGAGAAGCGGAAGTACCACTTGGGCGGCGCGCCCTGTCACTGCACCGACACCCTGATGCTGGTGCACCTCTCCGCCGACCGGGACCGCGCCAGCGTGGTCAGCCTCCCCCGCGACTCCTATGCCGAGGTCCCCGCGCACACCGACGCGGTCACCGGCCGGCAGCGCGCCCAGCACGCCATCAAGCTGAACGCCGCCTACGCCGAGGGCGGGCCCAGCCTCACCGTGCGGACCGTCGAGCACATGACGGGGGTGCACATCGACCACTATCTGGAGGTCGACTTCACCAGCTTCATGCGCAGCGTGGACGCGGTCGGCGGGGTGGAGATCTGCACCGTACGGCCGTTGCGCGACAGCTATACGGGCCTGGACCTGCCGGTCGGCAAGTCGCGGCTCAACGGCGGCCAGGCGCTGCAGTACGTGCGCTCGCGGCATGTCGACGGCTCCGCCGACCTCGGCCGGATGCAGCGCCAGCAGCGCTTCCTCGCCGCCCTCATCCACAAGATCACCTCCTCCGGAGTGCTGATGAACCCGATCCGTTTCCGGGACGTCGCCGACACGATGCTGGGGTCCGTACGGGCCGACTCGGGCTTCGAGGCCAACGACCTGGTCGATCTCGGGCAGGCGATGCGCGGCTTCACCCCCTCGTCCTCGGAGTTCACCTCCGTACCGCTGGCCAACGTGGCCCAGCCGGTGCCGGGAGTCGGCTCGACCGTGCGGTGGGATCCCGCGCAGGCGCCGAAGCTCTTCCAGGCGATCCGCGAGGACAAGCCGATCGCCGAGCACCGGGACCGCGCGGAGCCGCGGGCCAGGGTCGTGGACGTACCGCCGGGCCAGGTCCAGGTACAGATCGACGACGCCACCGCCCCGACCGGCCCGGACGCCGCGGTGACCAGGGAGCTGCGGGCCACCGGCTTCGCCGTCACCGGCGCCCCCGGCGCCGCCCCCCTCGGCCGGGCGCCCCGCACGGTCATCGTCTACGACCCGCGCTGGGACCGCTCGGCCCGCTCGCTGGCCGCCGCACTGCCGGGCGCCGAGCTGCACCCGGTGGCGGGGCGGGGACCGGCGATGCGGGTGACGGTCGGCCGGGACCCGCAGGAGGTACGGCGGGTACGGGCCGAGGAACCGCCGCAGAAGCCGGGCGGGATCTCGGCGATCACCGGCGACGAGGCGGTGTGCCCATGA
- a CDS encoding VanZ family protein → MWQVVLGITPTTVTLFLVLALALAMGLALWTALAPGSVAPRGTARVLLAGWLLLLLVATLAPSQPIGSGDATVWWRPGEGLFDLGAQLEPGELSMLVRRQLANAALFVPGALLLRFAVPRTSAAAAFLLGVGLCLAVEAAQLLMRAGRIADIDDVICAAAGTVIGTGLALLGRLTVAVMRRRGLPRHAVRAAP, encoded by the coding sequence GTGTGGCAGGTTGTGCTGGGCATCACCCCCACGACGGTGACGCTCTTCCTGGTCCTGGCGCTGGCCCTGGCCATGGGGCTCGCCCTGTGGACGGCGCTCGCCCCCGGCAGCGTCGCACCGCGCGGCACGGCCCGGGTCCTGCTGGCCGGCTGGCTGCTGCTGCTCCTGGTGGCGACGCTCGCGCCGAGCCAGCCGATCGGCTCCGGGGACGCGACGGTGTGGTGGCGGCCCGGTGAGGGGCTGTTCGACCTGGGCGCCCAGCTGGAGCCCGGGGAGCTGTCGATGCTGGTGCGGCGGCAGCTCGCCAATGCCGCGCTGTTCGTGCCCGGCGCGCTGCTGCTGCGGTTCGCGGTGCCGCGCACCTCGGCCGCCGCGGCGTTCCTGCTGGGCGTGGGGCTGTGCCTGGCCGTCGAGGCGGCACAGCTGCTGATGCGGGCCGGGCGGATCGCCGACATCGACGATGTGATCTGTGCGGCGGCCGGCACCGTCATCGGCACGGGACTGGCACTGCTCGGCCGGCTGACGGTCGCCGTTATGCGTCGTCGAGGCCTTCCGCGGCACGCCGTTCGCGCAGCTCCATGA
- the purE gene encoding 5-(carboxyamino)imidazole ribonucleotide mutase has product MTPTSPDQRPASNADSAAPSPVVGIVMGSDSDWPVMEAAAQALDEFEIPYEVDVVSAHRMPREMIAYGEEAAERGLKAIIAGAGGAAHLPGMLASVTPLPVIGVPVPLKYLDGMDSLLSIVQMPAGVPVATVSVGGARNAGLLAARILATQDAELLGRMREFQQELNDQATEKGKRLRNKVASPAGFGFGGGK; this is encoded by the coding sequence ATGACGCCCACGTCGCCCGACCAGCGCCCCGCATCGAACGCCGACTCCGCCGCCCCGTCCCCCGTGGTCGGCATCGTCATGGGTTCCGACTCCGACTGGCCCGTCATGGAGGCCGCCGCGCAGGCCCTCGACGAGTTCGAGATCCCCTACGAGGTCGACGTCGTCTCGGCGCACCGGATGCCGCGCGAGATGATCGCGTACGGCGAGGAGGCGGCCGAGCGCGGCCTGAAGGCGATCATCGCGGGCGCAGGGGGCGCGGCCCACCTCCCCGGGATGCTCGCCTCGGTCACCCCGCTCCCGGTCATCGGCGTCCCCGTGCCGCTCAAGTACCTGGACGGCATGGACTCCCTCCTCTCCATCGTGCAGATGCCGGCCGGCGTGCCGGTCGCCACCGTCTCGGTCGGCGGAGCCCGTAACGCCGGACTGCTGGCCGCCCGGATCCTCGCCACCCAGGACGCCGAACTCCTCGGCCGGATGCGGGAGTTCCAGCAGGAGCTGAACGACCAGGCCACCGAGAAGGGCAAGCGGCTGCGCAACAAGGTCGCCTCCCCGGCCGGCTTCGGCTTCGGGGGCGGTAAGTGA
- a CDS encoding LCP family protein produces MNEWPNGWSGDQSGNRYGHGSGSSEPEGARAMPQVRRDAGPGYQRHEPPLPPSMSPRRGASVPPQQSQGYDDAYDGYNTGQVYGGGRGGGGDGYGDGPGRGGRPRPRWGKRIKWTVITLVAVLAVASVATYFWADGQLRRKVDLSKVIDRPEAGDGTNYLIVGSDSREGMSAADKRKLHTGSAEGKRTDSMMILHDGSNGPTLISLPRDSDVEIPTYVGSDSGKKYPGTGRHTKLNAAYAEDGPELLTRTVEYNTKLHIDHYVEIGFAGFANIVDAIGGVEMDIPKAFKDKNSGADFPAGKQTLNGQQALAFVRTRHAFAGQDLDRTKNQQKFLATLASQTATPGTVLNPFKLYPTMSAGLDTLIVDKDMGLFDLGSMFFAMKGVTGGEGKSMNMPISGSTGGNLVWDKAKLHQLVQQLNNDEKVTVSGN; encoded by the coding sequence ATGAATGAGTGGCCCAATGGGTGGTCCGGCGACCAGAGCGGCAACCGGTACGGACACGGCAGCGGCAGCAGCGAGCCGGAGGGTGCGCGCGCGATGCCACAGGTGCGTCGCGACGCGGGCCCCGGCTATCAGCGGCATGAGCCCCCGCTGCCGCCGTCGATGTCCCCGCGCCGCGGCGCGTCCGTGCCGCCGCAGCAGTCCCAGGGCTACGACGACGCGTACGACGGCTACAACACCGGCCAGGTCTACGGCGGCGGCCGTGGCGGCGGCGGTGACGGCTACGGCGACGGTCCCGGCCGCGGCGGCCGGCCGCGCCCCCGCTGGGGCAAGCGCATCAAGTGGACGGTCATCACCCTGGTCGCGGTGCTGGCGGTCGCCTCGGTGGCCACCTATTTCTGGGCCGACGGCCAGCTGCGCCGCAAGGTGGACCTGAGCAAGGTCATCGACCGGCCGGAGGCGGGCGACGGCACGAACTACCTGATCGTCGGCTCGGACAGCCGTGAGGGCATGTCCGCGGCGGACAAGCGCAAGCTGCACACCGGCTCCGCCGAGGGCAAGCGCACCGACTCGATGATGATCCTGCACGACGGCAGCAACGGCCCGACGCTGATATCCCTGCCGCGTGACTCGGACGTGGAGATACCCACCTACGTCGGCTCGGACTCCGGCAAGAAGTACCCAGGCACCGGACGGCACACCAAGCTCAACGCGGCCTACGCCGAGGACGGCCCGGAGCTGCTGACGCGCACCGTCGAGTACAACACCAAGCTGCACATCGACCACTACGTCGAGATCGGCTTCGCCGGCTTCGCCAACATCGTGGACGCCATCGGCGGCGTCGAGATGGACATCCCCAAGGCGTTCAAGGACAAGAACTCCGGCGCCGACTTCCCGGCCGGCAAGCAGACGCTCAACGGCCAGCAGGCGCTCGCCTTCGTCCGCACCCGGCACGCCTTCGCGGGCCAGGACCTGGACCGTACGAAGAACCAGCAGAAGTTCCTGGCGACCCTGGCGAGCCAGACGGCCACCCCCGGCACCGTCCTCAACCCGTTCAAGCTCTACCCGACGATGAGCGCCGGCCTGGACACGCTCATCGTCGACAAGGACATGGGCCTGTTCGACCTGGGCAGCATGTTCTTCGCGATGAAGGGCGTGACCGGCGGCGAGGGCAAGTCGATGAACATGCCGATCTCCGGCTCCACCGGCGGCAACCTGGTCTGGGACAAGGCCAAGCTCCACCAGCTGGTCCAGCAGCTGAACAACGACGAGAAGGTCACGGTCTCCGGCAACTGA
- a CDS encoding UDP-glucose dehydrogenase family protein, whose amino-acid sequence MALKITVIGTGYLGATHAAAMAELGFEVLGLDVVPEKIEMLQRGEVPMYEPGLEELLRRHVDGIEGSTGRLRFTTSYEEAGAFGDVHFVCVNTPQKHGEYACDMSYVESAFDALAPHLTRPALVVGKSTVPVGSAARLAERLTAAAPAGADAELAWNPEFLREGFAVKDTLHPDRIVVGVAGGRAEELLREVYATPIAEGSPFIVMDYPTSELVKTSANSFLATKISFINAMAEVCEAADGDVVKLAEAIGHDDRIGKKFLRAGIGFGGGCLPKDLRAFMARAGELGADQALTFLREIDSINMRRRGHMVELTRDAVGGGFLGKRVAVLGATFKPDSDDVRDSPALNVAGQIHLQGGQVTVYDPKGMENARRLFPTLAYADSALEAVRGADVVLHLTEWREFRELDPAALGEVVAERRILDGRNALDPELWRKAGWTYRALGRPRA is encoded by the coding sequence ATGGCCCTCAAGATCACCGTGATCGGCACCGGCTACCTCGGCGCGACCCACGCCGCGGCCATGGCCGAGCTGGGCTTCGAGGTGCTGGGGCTCGATGTGGTGCCCGAGAAGATCGAGATGCTGCAGCGGGGCGAGGTCCCGATGTACGAGCCCGGCCTGGAGGAGCTGCTGCGCCGCCATGTCGACGGGATCGAGGGGTCGACCGGCAGGCTGCGCTTCACCACCTCCTACGAGGAGGCCGGCGCCTTCGGCGATGTCCACTTCGTCTGTGTGAACACCCCGCAGAAGCACGGTGAGTACGCCTGTGACATGTCGTACGTGGAGAGCGCCTTCGACGCGCTGGCCCCGCACCTGACGCGGCCGGCCCTGGTGGTCGGCAAGTCGACGGTGCCGGTGGGCAGCGCGGCCCGGCTGGCCGAGCGGCTGACCGCGGCCGCCCCGGCGGGCGCCGACGCCGAGCTGGCCTGGAACCCGGAGTTCCTGCGCGAGGGCTTCGCCGTCAAGGACACCCTGCACCCCGACCGGATCGTCGTGGGCGTCGCCGGCGGGCGGGCCGAGGAGCTGCTGCGCGAGGTGTACGCCACCCCGATCGCGGAGGGCTCGCCCTTCATCGTCATGGACTACCCGACGTCCGAGCTGGTCAAGACCTCCGCCAACTCCTTCCTCGCCACGAAGATCTCCTTCATCAACGCCATGGCCGAGGTGTGCGAGGCGGCCGACGGCGACGTGGTCAAGCTCGCCGAGGCCATCGGGCACGACGACCGGATCGGCAAGAAGTTCCTGCGGGCCGGTATCGGCTTCGGCGGCGGCTGCCTGCCCAAGGATCTGCGGGCCTTCATGGCCCGCGCCGGCGAACTGGGCGCCGACCAGGCCCTGACCTTCCTCCGCGAGATCGACTCCATCAACATGCGGCGCCGCGGCCACATGGTCGAGCTGACCCGGGACGCGGTCGGCGGCGGCTTCCTCGGCAAGCGGGTCGCCGTCCTGGGTGCGACCTTCAAGCCGGACTCGGACGACGTCCGCGACTCCCCCGCGCTCAATGTCGCCGGCCAGATCCACCTCCAGGGCGGCCAGGTGACCGTGTACGACCCCAAGGGCATGGAGAACGCCCGGCGGCTCTTCCCGACGCTGGCGTACGCGGACAGCGCGCTGGAGGCGGTGCGCGGCGCGGACGTGGTGCTGCACCTGACGGAGTGGCGCGAGTTCCGTGAGCTGGACCCGGCCGCCCTGGGCGAGGTGGTCGCCGAGCGCCGCATCCTCGACGGCCGCAACGCCCTGGACCCGGAGCTGTGGCGCAAGGCGGGCTGGACGTACCGCGCGCTGGGGCGTCCGCGGGCGTGA
- a CDS encoding acyl-CoA dehydrogenase family protein yields the protein MAGTADFDLYRPSEEHDMLRESVRSLAEAKIAPFAAAVDEEARFPQEALDALVANDLHAVHVPEAYGGAGADALATVIVIEEVARVCASSSLIPAVNKLGSLPVILSGSEELKAKYLGPLAKGDAMFSYCLSEPDAGSDAAGMKTKAVRDGDHYILNGVKRWITNAGVSEYYTVMAVTDPEKRSKGISAFVVEKGDEGVSFGAPEKKLGIKGSPTREVYLDNVRIPADRMIGAEGTGFATAMQTLDHTRITIAAQALGIAQGALDYAKGYVQERKQFGKPIGDFQGVQFMLADMAMKVEAARQLTYAAAARSERISAGGKGEDLTFFGAAAKCYASDAAMEITTDAVQLLGGYGYTRDYPVERMMRDAKITQIYEGTNQVQRIVMARNLPQ from the coding sequence GTGGCGGGAACCGCTGATTTCGATCTGTACCGGCCGTCCGAGGAGCACGACATGCTCCGCGAGTCGGTGCGCTCGCTCGCCGAGGCGAAAATCGCGCCGTTCGCCGCCGCGGTGGACGAGGAGGCCCGCTTCCCGCAGGAGGCGCTCGACGCGCTGGTCGCCAACGACCTGCACGCCGTCCACGTACCGGAGGCCTACGGCGGCGCGGGCGCCGATGCGCTGGCGACCGTCATCGTCATCGAGGAGGTGGCCCGCGTCTGCGCGTCGTCCTCCCTCATACCGGCGGTCAACAAGCTCGGCTCGCTCCCGGTGATCCTCTCCGGTTCCGAGGAGCTGAAGGCGAAGTACCTCGGCCCGCTGGCCAAGGGCGACGCGATGTTCTCGTACTGCCTGAGCGAGCCGGACGCCGGCTCCGACGCGGCCGGGATGAAGACCAAGGCCGTCCGCGACGGTGACCACTACATCCTCAACGGCGTCAAGCGCTGGATCACCAACGCCGGCGTCAGCGAGTACTACACGGTGATGGCCGTCACCGACCCGGAGAAGCGCTCCAAGGGCATCTCGGCCTTCGTCGTCGAGAAGGGCGACGAGGGCGTCTCCTTCGGCGCCCCGGAGAAGAAGCTCGGCATCAAGGGCTCCCCGACCCGCGAGGTCTACCTCGACAACGTCCGGATCCCCGCCGACCGCATGATCGGCGCCGAGGGCACCGGCTTCGCCACCGCCATGCAGACCCTGGACCACACCCGCATCACCATCGCGGCCCAGGCGCTCGGCATCGCGCAGGGCGCCCTGGACTACGCCAAGGGCTATGTCCAGGAGCGCAAGCAGTTCGGCAAGCCGATCGGCGACTTCCAGGGCGTCCAGTTCATGCTCGCCGACATGGCCATGAAGGTGGAGGCGGCCCGCCAGCTCACCTACGCCGCGGCGGCCCGCTCCGAGCGGATCTCCGCCGGCGGCAAGGGCGAGGACCTGACGTTCTTCGGCGCGGCGGCCAAGTGCTACGCCTCGGACGCGGCCATGGAGATCACCACGGACGCCGTCCAGCTGCTCGGCGGCTACGGCTACACCCGTGACTACCCGGTCGAGCGGATGATGCGGGACGCCAAGATCACGCAGATCTACGAGGGCACCAACCAGGTCCAGCGCATCGTGATGGCGCGCAACCTGCCGCAGTAA
- a CDS encoding acyl-CoA thioesterase encodes MTELVTDSPEDEVAGKPTSVSRITLSHIMTAGDTNLLGTVHGGVIMKLVDDAAGAVAGRHSGGPAVTASMDEMAFLEPIRIGDLVHVRAQVNWTGRSSMEVGVRVLAERWNESSPAQQVGSAYLVFAAVDEQGKPRRVPQVLPETERDKRRYQEAQIRRTHRLARRRAIMELRERRAAEGLDDA; translated from the coding sequence ATGACCGAACTCGTCACCGACAGCCCCGAGGACGAGGTGGCGGGCAAGCCCACATCCGTGTCCCGCATCACACTCAGCCACATCATGACGGCGGGCGACACCAACCTCCTGGGAACGGTGCACGGCGGCGTGATCATGAAACTCGTCGACGACGCGGCGGGCGCCGTGGCCGGCCGGCACTCCGGCGGACCCGCCGTGACCGCCTCGATGGACGAGATGGCCTTCCTCGAACCGATCCGGATCGGCGACCTCGTCCATGTGCGCGCCCAGGTCAACTGGACCGGCCGCTCCTCGATGGAGGTCGGCGTACGGGTCCTGGCCGAGCGCTGGAACGAATCGAGCCCGGCCCAGCAGGTCGGCTCCGCCTACCTGGTCTTCGCCGCCGTCGACGAGCAGGGCAAGCCGCGCCGGGTGCCGCAGGTGCTCCCCGAGACCGAGCGCGACAAGCGCCGCTACCAGGAGGCACAGATCCGCCGGACGCACCGTCTCGCCCGGCGCCGCGCGATCATGGAGCTGCGCGAACGGCGTGCCGCGGAAGGCCTCGACGACGCATAA
- a CDS encoding protease inhibitor I42 family protein: protein MENSGIPGGSRRLVIVVAIAALLIALHSVFSQLSAPEVFDADDTEIAVSPGDRFSVKVSDDPADGYRWIIAEPRPDPAVLRAAGARVSTGGPPAAGTGTGRYLAFEAVRPGRTDLRLLRCRRCGTGAADERGARSLNFRVTVG, encoded by the coding sequence ATGGAGAACAGTGGCATACCAGGGGGCTCCAGGAGGCTGGTGATCGTCGTCGCGATCGCCGCCCTGCTGATCGCCCTGCACTCCGTTTTCAGCCAGTTGTCCGCCCCCGAGGTCTTCGACGCGGACGACACCGAGATCGCCGTCTCCCCCGGTGACCGCTTCAGCGTGAAGGTCTCCGACGACCCCGCCGACGGCTACCGCTGGATCATCGCCGAGCCCCGCCCCGACCCGGCCGTCCTCCGGGCCGCCGGCGCGCGCGTGAGCACCGGCGGCCCGCCCGCGGCAGGCACGGGCACCGGCCGCTACCTCGCCTTCGAGGCCGTCCGGCCGGGCCGTACGGACTTACGGCTGCTGCGCTGCCGGCGCTGCGGCACCGGCGCGGCCGACGAGAGGGGCGCCCGCAGCCTCAACTTCCGTGTCACCGTCGGCTGA